In Pelodictyon luteolum DSM 273, the genomic stretch ACATTGTCGACGAGTCTGCAGGCATCGATGCGTTCGGGCACAAGAAACTGGCCGGAGCTGGCAAGTTCACCTGCCAGGAGATCCAGAAGCGGATGAAAGCAGACCCGGCAATGCCGCTCTTCATGAAAGAGACCGGCATGTTCGTCGAAGGAATCTACGAGATCCCCGAGGTTCGCGAAATCCATCCCGGCCACCTTGTCCGCTGCGGAAGCTCCTCGGCCTACGACACCAACTTCGGGTTCGAAGCCGGAGCCGCCGCAGTCCTGCTCCTCCTCGATGGCAAAACCGGTGTGACCGTTTCAAAGGTAAAGGGCCGCAAGGTCGAGTACATTGAATCGGAAAAAGCCATCGTGCAGCGCCATGTCGACCTCGAACAGGTCGCCATGTACGAGGCACTCGGCATCTGCTTCGGCCGCAAGCCGGTTGAGTACGATCCGATCATGCGCGAAGTCGAGGGCGTCTACGAAAGGATCTACTGATCCATTCCGCATCCATTGCAGCCCCGCAGGCGACTGCGGGGCTTTTTTTTGGATTTGTAAAAACCCCGAAACAAAACCTATCTTTGAGCTGAATACTCAAGCAACGAACCAACATACCAACGACCGCATCATGAACAAGTCTCTTAAAATCTGGATGAACGGGGAACTGATCGACTGGAACGACGCGAAGATCCATATCCTCTCGCATGTCGTCCACTACGGGTCGTCCATCTTTGAAGGCATCCGGTGCTATGAAACCGCAAAAGGATCGGCCATCCTGTTTCTGGATGAGCACATCCGCCGCCTTCGGGACTCGTCGAAGATCTACCGCATTGAAATCCCCTATTCGGAAAAAGAGCTGAAGGATGCAGTCATCAGCACCATACACGCCAACAGCCATAAGTCCTGCTACGTCCGTCCGATCGTGTACCGCGGACAGGGCGCGCTCGGCGTCAACCCCCACCGCGCTTCGATTGAGGTCTCCATCGCCACCTGGGAATGGGGCACCTACCTCGGAGAGGACGTGCTTGAAACAGGCGTCGACGTCCGTGTCTCTTCATGGAACCGCGTTGCACCGAACACCCTCCCCTCATGGGCGAAAGCTGGCGGAAACTACCTGAACTCGCAGTTGATCAAGATGGAAGCCCTGATGGACGACTACGCGGAAGGACTCGCCCTTGATGTCAACGGCTATGTCTCCGAAGGCAGCGGCGAGAACATCTTCGTGGTCCGCGACGGCGTCATCCACACCCCCATGTCGGGTCAGTCGATCCTGCCGGGATTCACCCGCCAGGCGGTCATGCACATCGCCGGGGAGCTCGGCTATGAGGTGAAGGAAACCATGATCCCGCGTGAAGCCCTCTATATCGCCGACGAGGTGTTTCTGACCGGAACCGCCGCCGAAATCACACCCGTCAGAAGCATCGACAAGTACCCGATCGGCGATGAAAAACGCGGCCCCATCACCGAAGCGCTCCAGCATCACTACCTGAAAATCGTCCAGACCGGCGAAGACCCTTACAACTGGCTCACATTCATTTGAGAGGCTTGGCAGCATGAGCTGGAACAGGGTCATCGGACAGAAACAACAGGTCCGCGTCCTGTCGAACGCCCTTGAAAAAGGGCGTCTGGCCCACGCCTACCTTTTCAGCGGCCCCGAAGGCTCCGGAAAGGAGATGACGGCGCTGGAACTGGCGGCGGCGCTGAACTGCCGCTCTCCAGATGCAATGAGTAACGGCGCCTGCGGGACCTGCCCCGACTGCCTGCAGATCAGGGAGTTCATGCACCCGAACGTCGAATACCTCTTCCCTGTCGAAGCCGCCCTGCTCGAAGGGGGGGACTCGCAGAAAAAGGACAACAAAAAGTTCACTGAAGCAAGGGAGCGGTTCCTCGCCCTCATCGAAAAGAAAAAGGAGAACCCCTACTTCTCTCCGGCAATGGACCGATCGATGGGCATCCTCACAGAGCAGGTTGTCGCGCTTCAGCAGAAAGCCTCATTCATGCCGCGTGAAGGCACAAGAAAGGTCTTCATCATATCTCAGGCCGAAAAGCTTCACCCCTCGGCTGCAAACAAGCTCCTGAAACTGCTCGAGGAGCCGCCGGCGCATGTGCTGTTCGTTCTCGTGACTGCGCGCCCCGACTCCCTTCTGGCGACCATCCGTTCCCGGTGCCAGGAGATCCGTTTCCAGCGTGTCCCGGCCGCAGAACTCCGCACATGGCTCGAGGAGCACTCTCCGGAGATCGTGGACCCGGAGCTGGGCTTCATCGTAAATTTCTCAAGGGGCAACCTCAAGCTTGCATGGGAGCTCATCGCCGGAAGGGATGAGGCCTCCTCGGAACCCGCCACCATCGCCATCCGCCAGATGGCGCTCGACTACCTCCGTAAGGT encodes the following:
- a CDS encoding branched-chain amino acid transaminase, giving the protein MNKSLKIWMNGELIDWNDAKIHILSHVVHYGSSIFEGIRCYETAKGSAILFLDEHIRRLRDSSKIYRIEIPYSEKELKDAVISTIHANSHKSCYVRPIVYRGQGALGVNPHRASIEVSIATWEWGTYLGEDVLETGVDVRVSSWNRVAPNTLPSWAKAGGNYLNSQLIKMEALMDDYAEGLALDVNGYVSEGSGENIFVVRDGVIHTPMSGQSILPGFTRQAVMHIAGELGYEVKETMIPREALYIADEVFLTGTAAEITPVRSIDKYPIGDEKRGPITEALQHHYLKIVQTGEDPYNWLTFI
- a CDS encoding ATP-binding protein, encoding MSWNRVIGQKQQVRVLSNALEKGRLAHAYLFSGPEGSGKEMTALELAAALNCRSPDAMSNGACGTCPDCLQIREFMHPNVEYLFPVEAALLEGGDSQKKDNKKFTEARERFLALIEKKKENPYFSPAMDRSMGILTEQVVALQQKASFMPREGTRKVFIISQAEKLHPSAANKLLKLLEEPPAHVLFVLVTARPDSLLATIRSRCQEIRFQRVPAAELRTWLEEHSPEIVDPELGFIVNFSRGNLKLAWELIAGRDEASSEPATIAIRQMALDYLRKVLAPKRFHEALTASEEHAKNLSRTELVLFIGAILLFLQDTCHRRIVPGFRNLNNPDITDAVDRFAKNFPNPDYLGVSTLAEESIRAIERNASPLLVMAAFTAALRPLLWRA